From a single Lonchura striata isolate bLonStr1 chromosome 13, bLonStr1.mat, whole genome shotgun sequence genomic region:
- the TK2 gene encoding thymidine kinase 2, mitochondrial: MWRRGAAWAWGRRGAGRAVPGPSAGAPRAAADHKHLIKKDAGKRIICIEGNIASGKTTCLDYFAQTTSIEVLKEPLTKWRNVRGHNILGLMYQDASRWGITLQTYVQLTMLEQHTRPMISPIRMMERSIHSAKHVFVENLYRSGKMPEVDYAVLSEWFDWIQNNTDVSVDLIVYLQTSPKVCYERLKTRCREEEKVIPLEYLEAIHELYEEWLIKRALFEVSCPVLVIGADHDMQKMVEKYEENRDQILNPANRQRCL, translated from the exons ATgtggcggcgcggcgcggcctgGGCGTggggccggcggggcgcgggcagggcCGTCCCGGGCCCCTCGGCGggcgcgccccgcgccgccgccgacC ATAAACATCTGATAAAAAAAGATGCTGGAAAGAGAATT ATCTGTATTGAGGGCAACATTGCCAGTGGAAAAACAACATGCCTGGATTATTTTGCACAAACTACCAGCATTGAG GTTTTGAAGGAACCGTTGACCAAGTGGAGAAATGTTCGGGGTCATAATATCCTG GGCTTAATGTACCAGGATGCATCGAGGTGGGGGATAACTCTGCAGACCTATGTCCAGCTGAccatgctggagcagcacaCTAGGCCCATG ATTTCCCCCATAAGGATGATGGAGCGGTCGATTCACAGTGCAAAACATGTTTTTGTGGAAAACCTCTATCGAAG TGGAAAAATGCCAGAGGTGGATTATGCTGTCCTAAGTGAGTGGTTTGACTGGATCCAGAACAACACTGATGTTTCAGTTGATTTGATAG TTTATTTGCAGACATCTCCTAAAGTTTGTTATGAGAGGCTAAAGACACGgtgcagggaagaggaaaaagtcATTCCTCTG GAATATTTAGAAGCTATTCATGAGCTCTATGAAGAGTGGCTCATTAAACGTGCACTGTTTGAAGTTTCCTGCCCAGTACTT GTTATTGGAGCTGACCATGACATGCAGAAAATGGTAGAGAAGTATGAAGAAAACCGGGACCAAATACTGAACCCAGCTAACAGACAACGCTGTTTATAG
- the CKLF gene encoding chemokine-like factor, with amino-acid sequence MPRLEVDRAFPRSARGALKIARTLVALAALLCFVASGAHSAYTALAGMETAITALFLLIYLLRLDARMRCLFWPLADIFNSVIAALFLLVVCLFAIIIKTNKGTLAGGVLGLMLLVLCIVDVVLLYKKISLDKARGRSAPAK; translated from the exons ATGCCGCGGCTGGAAGTGGACCGGGCCTTTCCCCGCTCGGCGCGGGGCGCGCTGAAGATCGCCCGCACG CTGGTGGCGCTGGCCGCCCTCCTCTGCTTCGTGGCCTCGGGCGCGCACAGCGCCTACACGGCGCTGGCCGGCATGGAGACGGCGATCACCGCCCTGTTCCTGCTGATCTACCTGCTGAGGCTCGACGCGCGGATGCGCTGCCTCTTTTGGCCGCTGGCT GATATTTTCAACTCGGTGATTGCAGCGTTGTTCCTCCTCGTTGTGTGCTTGTTTGCAATAATAATCAAGACCAACAAGGGGACATTGGCTGGAGGA GTGTTGGGTCTTATGTTGCTTGTTCTCTGCATTGTCGACGTGGTTCTTCTTTACAAGAAGATTAGTCTTGATAAAGCAAGAGGAAGGAGTGCTCCTGCCAAATAA
- the CMTM3 gene encoding CKLF-like MARVEL transmembrane domain-containing protein 3 codes for MEDPEPAGAAPAPGLSSLLPSRELLRSRKGQLLLAESVLSFIIFICYIASLAASFMMAPLLEFLLALFLFFAYASKLNEKFKGVHWPLADFLRCVTAAIIYFAISIAAVSKYSDGASKAAGVFGFAATIVFAVDFYITFNDLVTFLKQGSSDSPEGHKTEDEDSDSDSD; via the exons ATGGAGGACCCCGAGCCCGCGGGGGCCGCACCGGCGCCCGGGCTGAGCTCGCTGCTCCCCTCCCGGGAGCTGCTGCGCTCCCGCaaggggcagctgctgctcgcAGAGTCG GTGCTGTCATTTATCATCTTTATCTGCTATATTGCATCTCTAGCAGCTTCTTTCATGATGGCACCACTCCTAGAGTTTCTGCTGgcattgtttcttttttttgcctACGCCTCCAAGCTTAATGAGAAGTTTAAAGGAGTCCACTGGCCTTTGGCG GATTTCTTGCGTTGTGTCACTGCTGCCATTATTTACTTTGCCATTTCAATTGCTGCTGTCTCCAAATACAGCGATGGAGCATCTAAAGCAGCAGGG GTGTTTGGGTTTGCAGCCACCATCGTGTTTGCCGTTGATTTCTACATCACCTTCAATGACCTGGTCACTTTCCTCAAGCAGGGCAGCTCCGATTCCCCCGAGGGGCACAAGACAGAAG ATGAGGACTCCGACTCTGACTCAGACTGA